One Dioscorea cayenensis subsp. rotundata cultivar TDr96_F1 unplaced genomic scaffold, TDr96_F1_v2_PseudoChromosome.rev07_lg8_w22 25.fasta BLBR01000375.1, whole genome shotgun sequence DNA segment encodes these proteins:
- the LOC120254185 gene encoding zinc finger BED domain-containing protein RICESLEEPER 2-like has product MEITSDDEGRIRDEIHADSGGDVDSKKGCDLLGHVSIDAESFGGVGKEGLGFVIGEEEKEDADLVIPIASGKMSSSPYVGETDGSHINIYEEVQEDDDLEEMPHPGEPTTTKKKCLIKEGLLQQCFDLLLEQSDKKKRCKCKHCGVTYITDSKYGSGNMKRHISTCVRKDIRDVGQLLISSGSMSLSGNKFDAKTFRDLLTGAIIMHDLSFQFLEFEGIRAVLTYLKLDLNIVTRNTCKADCLKMFKRENQNIKNMLAVSPGRICLTSDCWSYLTTDGYICLTAHFLDKDWTQLLNKNGLVYGGKYFHMRCWAHILNLVVQDGLKCIDLCVTKIRECVKYVKGSQVRKQKFLECVAHSFLDSKKGLRQDVTTQWNSTYIMLESAIYYRRAFMHLELSDSNFKHCPSRDEWEKVEILKKKLALFYAITNLFSGSKYPTANMNFPLVVTAYLKMKDEVDGFDECMSSMVVMMLENFQKYWDDFNKLLVMAVIMDPRYKFHFVDWSYKKIYGVELGKAKVEEL; this is encoded by the exons ATGGAAATCACTAGTGACGACGAGGGAAGGATTAGGGACGAGATCCATGCTGACAGCGGAGGAGACGTCGATAGCAAGAAGGGTTGCGACCTCTTGGGCCATGTGAGCATCGATGCAGAGAGCTTTGGAGGAGTTGGAAAGGAAGGATTGGGATTTGTGAtcggagaagaagagaaagaagatgcgGACCTTGTGATCCCAATCGCCAGTG GCAAAATGTCTTCAAGTCCATATGTTGGTGAAACTGATGGTtctcatataaatatttatgaggAGGTCCAGGAGGATGATGATTTGGAGGAAATGCCTCATCCTGGAgagccaacaacaacaaaaaaaaagtgtcTCATAAAAGAAGGTTTACTTCAGCAGTGTTTTGATCTTCTACTAGAGCAATCagataagaagaagagatgCAAATGCAAACATTGTGGAGTAACCTACATTACTGACTCAAAATATGGATCAGGAAACATGAAGCGACACATCTCCACTTGTGTTAGAAAAGATATCCGTGATGTAGGTCAGTTACTAATTAGCTCTGGATCTATGTCTTTATCTGGTAATAAGTTTGATGCTAAAACCTTCAGAGATTTGTTAACGGGTGCCATTATTATGCATGAtctatcttttcaatttttggagTTTGAAGGAATTAGAGCTGTTTTGACATATTTGAAGCTTGATTTGAATATTGTTACCAGAAATACTTGTAAGGCTGATTGTCTAAAGATGTTTAAAAGGGAAAATcagaatattaaaaatatgctAGCGGTGTCACCTGGAAGGATTTGTTTAACTTCAGATTGTTGGTCGTATTTAACTACTGATGGTTACATATGTTTGACTGCTCACTTTCTTGATAAGGATTGG ACTCAATTACTTAACAAAAATGGACTTGTATATGGTGGAAAGTATTTTCATATGCGTTGTTGGGCTCATATTCTGAATTTAGTGGTTCAAGATGGACTGAAATGCATAGATCTTTGTGTCACTAAAATTCGTGAATGTGTTAAGTATGTGAAAGGCTCTCAAGTTAGGAAGCAAAAGTTTCTTGAATGTGTTGCTCATAGTTTTCTTGATAGCAAGAAAGGATTAAGGCAAGATGTCACTACTCAATGGAACTCAACTTACATCATGCTTGAAAGTGCAATTTATTATCGTCGTGCATTCATGCATTTAGAATTGAGTGATTCAAACTTCAAGCATTGCCCCTCAAGAGATGAATGGGAGAAAGtggagatattaaaaaaaaaattagctctATTTTATGCCATTACCAATCTATTCTCCGGTTCAAAGTATCCAACTGCAAACATGAATTTTCCTTTAGTTGTGACCGCttatttgaaaatgaaagacGAGGTGGATGGCTTTGATGAGTGCATGAGTTCTATGGTTGTTATGATGCttgaaaattttcagaaatattgGGATGATTTCAATAAGTTACTAGTCATGGCTGTAATTATGGATCCTCGATATAAGTTTCATTTTGTGGATTGGAGCTATAAAAAGATATATGGTGTGGAGTTGGGAAAAGCTAAGGTGGAAGAATTGTGA